The nucleotide window TGCTGGGTTCATAGGGAGGAGAGCAGTTTGGGGCCCGAGGGCGAAAGAGTAGGCTCGGGGTGTCTGGAGATAGCACCCATAAGAGCGGTCTTGCAGGCGCCAGGGGCTTGTGGGCGCGTGGATTAGGGCGGAGGTATCAGGGATGGCAGGACAGGTGCCCCGAGAACTGGTTGATCTTTGATCTCAGATTCTGCCTGCCTTCTTCCCCGTCTCAGTTGTAGCCATCATGACCACCCGGCAAGCCACGAAGGATCCCCTCCTCCGGGGTGTATCTCCTACCCCTAGCAAGATTCCGGTACGCTCTCAGAAACGCACGCCTTTCCCCACTGTTACATCGTGCGCCCTGGACCAGGAGAACCAAGATCCAAGGGTAAGAGGGGCCTAATGGGGGAAGACAGTAGTCACACCAGTAATGCACCCCAACACTAAACCTCACCTTTTtgtcccccctccctcccctagaGATGGGTGCAGAAACCACCGCTCAATATTCAACGCCCCCTCGTTGATTCAGCAGGCCCCAGGCCGAAAGCCAGGCACCAGACAGAGACATCACAAAGATTGGTGGGGATCACTCAGCCTCGGAACCCCTTGGAGGAGCTCAGGCCTAGCCCTAGGGGTCAAAATGTGGGACCTGGGCCCCCTGCCCAGACAGGTACCTGTTGGAGCCCTGGTAACATGGCCTCCATGGCTGAGTAGGGGACTAGGAAGGGTAAAAGTGGGGTTTTGGGGTTTTGCACTCACTCCTGCTGTCTCCTACTTACTGTGATAGTCCTGGTCACAGCTCCTGGAAAGCTCTTTGCTCTTAGAAGATCTCCCTTTCCTCCAGCAAAATGTCATCTCGCCAGGTGCCATGGCTTGtacctgtaattacagctactcagggggctgaagcgggaggatcactggaggccaggagttggagaccagcctagatgacagagggagatcccatctctaaaaaa belongs to Nomascus leucogenys isolate Asia unplaced genomic scaffold, Asia_NLE_v1 000734F_111009_qpd_obj, whole genome shotgun sequence and includes:
- the TROAP gene encoding tastin isoform X3, whose translation is MTTRQATKDPLLRGVSPTPSKIPVRSQKRTPFPTVTSCALDQENQDPRRWVQKPPLNIQRPLVDSAGPRPKARHQTETSQRLVGITQPRNPLEELRPSPRGQNVGPGPPAQTGAMACTCNYSYSGG
- the TROAP gene encoding tastin isoform X2, with translation MTTRQATKDPLLRGVSPTPSKIPVRSQKRTPFPTVTSCALDQENQDPRRWVQKPPLNIQRPLVDSAGPRPKARHQTETSQRLVGITQPRNPLEELRPSPRGQNVGPGPPAQTVLVTAPGKLFALRRSPFPPAKCHLARCHGLYL